The Gloeomargarita sp. SKYB120 genomic interval AGCGCTGCCGGCGTTGCCCAGCTTCTTGAGGCTTAAGCGGGGAAGGGGGTGGCAAAGGGCCACTCAGCCATCGGCCTGGCAGCAGATGGAGGGACCGGCGGTTCATGTTCCCTGCCAAATTCCCATTGCTTCTACAGGGCCAGTGTAAAACCCTATAGCCGTTAGAATGTCAAGGGGTTGTGCCTTGGAAAACTCCCGGACTAGGAGGCCAACCGTTCCCGGTTTTGCTGGGCGTACATTTCTCGCAGGACAACCGCCGGGTCAATCCAACGCCCATCGTGGCGTAACCCCCAGTGCAGATGGGGTCCCGTGGTGCGTCCTGTCATACCCACCCGCCCAATGCGCATCCCGGCGGTCACCCATTGCCCCTGGCGAATGTTCAAACCGCTGGAGGGGTCGAGCAGATAAACCCCCTGGCTGTCGCGCGCCGCCCGGCCCCGCAGGTGGCAGTAAATATGCTCCCAGCGGCCTGACCGGATGACGATGCCCGTCCCACAGGCGGGGTCATTGAAAATATCCACAATCCGCCCGTCCCACCAACTACGGACGTAGCTGCCTTCGGGAGCCGCCAAGTCCAGGCCGTAGTGAAAGCCTCGGCCACGGGGACCAAAGGGAGATGTATAGGCTTGGAAGTTTTCCACTGGGAAGGACCCCAACGCCCAGGATTGGGGCTGCATCTCTGGACGCAGGAGGGCGACCGGTTGAGGGTCGGAGGCAATGCCCCATTTGTCCGGCGCGGTCACCGCCTCGGCCAAGGGCGGAAGGTCCCCTCCGCGTGCCAGCAGGATACCGCCCAAGCGGCCCACTTGCTGCACATGGGCTTGCCATTGGGTGTGGCCTGGCTGCACCTGCAAGATTACCCGGGTCACTGGCGGTTGTTGGGCAATCTGCACCAAACGTAGATTTTGCACTCCCAGTCGCGCCAGCTCCGGCAAGGGCTGTGGTTGGTAGCTCGGCGACAGGGCTGTATTGCCCAGATCAATCCACACCTGGCGGTTGTCAGGGCTGCGTTGCACCCGCGTCCCGCCACTGCGTCCATAGGTTTGCAGAAAAATACCGGCCTCAGTGACCCGCACCCCCTGCACAAGGGCTTTGGTTCTGCTGGCGAGGCCGAATTCCGGCATCCCTGGCGCTGCGGCGACCACTCCGCTCGGCAACTGGACCCGCCACCGTCCCTCGCCTAGGGCTTCCACCTGAACGTCTTGGGCCGAGAAGGTGACACCCGGATGGAACTCCACCACCACCCGTGTCGTTGTCTCGTCAAACTGGGCGACCCGCACCTGGCGAACTTGCCCGCGTTGCCAGCTCTGGCTGTCCCGTCCCAGTGACCAGAGCGTGTGCGGTAAATCAATCACCACCCGCAGCGGTTGGGAGAGAATCTGGACGCGCGGCTGGATGGCGCCCTCGGTTCTCAGTTCTAAAACGTAGGTATCCGGGTTGAAGTGCCACTGTTGCAGACGCGCAGCATGGGTGGGCACGGCCAGCAACGAAAACCCCACTGTACCCGGAGCGAGCCAGGTCACTTTCATAACGTGCGTCTCCTGTTGAGAAGCTACTTGCCGTGTGAGAAGCCTGTCGGTCGCAGAGTTACCCAGCAGTTTACCACAGGCGCCCCAGGACACC includes:
- a CDS encoding peptidoglycan DD-metalloendopeptidase family protein, which translates into the protein MKVTWLAPGTVGFSLLAVPTHAARLQQWHFNPDTYVLELRTEGAIQPRVQILSQPLRVVIDLPHTLWSLGRDSQSWQRGQVRQVRVAQFDETTTRVVVEFHPGVTFSAQDVQVEALGEGRWRVQLPSGVVAAAPGMPEFGLASRTKALVQGVRVTEAGIFLQTYGRSGGTRVQRSPDNRQVWIDLGNTALSPSYQPQPLPELARLGVQNLRLVQIAQQPPVTRVILQVQPGHTQWQAHVQQVGRLGGILLARGGDLPPLAEAVTAPDKWGIASDPQPVALLRPEMQPQSWALGSFPVENFQAYTSPFGPRGRGFHYGLDLAAPEGSYVRSWWDGRIVDIFNDPACGTGIVIRSGRWEHIYCHLRGRAARDSQGVYLLDPSSGLNIRQGQWVTAGMRIGRVGMTGRTTGPHLHWGLRHDGRWIDPAVVLREMYAQQNRERLAS